In Streptomyces capitiformicae, one genomic interval encodes:
- a CDS encoding sugar ABC transporter permease, which translates to MSTTSTSTVETTAPAGRRTTADPGPAAPRRQRRRGEVGFAGAFVSHAILTGASLAALFPIAWLVYLSLGPDKDDYLHPERIFGKMTFDNYTFVLQKTSFFDWLISTLVVSLGTTIIGVLIAATTGYAVSRMRFPGYRKFMWVLLVTQMFPVAVLMVPMYEILSELQLIDSYLGLILVYCSTAVPYCAWLLKGYFDTIPFEIDEAGRVDGLTPFGTFARLILPLAKPGLAVAAFYSFITAFGEVAFASTFMLSDTKYTFAVGLQSFVSEHDAQRNLMAATAVLVAIPVSAFFYVVQKNLVAGLTAGGTKG; encoded by the coding sequence ATGAGCACGACCAGTACGAGCACTGTTGAGACCACGGCTCCGGCGGGCCGCCGTACGACCGCGGACCCGGGCCCGGCCGCGCCCCGCAGGCAGCGGCGGCGGGGCGAGGTCGGCTTCGCGGGCGCCTTCGTCTCCCACGCGATCCTCACCGGGGCGAGCCTGGCCGCGCTCTTCCCGATCGCCTGGCTGGTCTACCTGTCCCTCGGCCCGGACAAGGACGACTACCTCCACCCCGAGCGCATCTTCGGGAAGATGACGTTCGACAACTACACGTTCGTGCTCCAGAAGACCTCGTTCTTCGACTGGCTGATCAGCACGCTCGTCGTCTCGCTCGGCACCACGATCATCGGCGTCCTGATCGCCGCCACCACCGGCTACGCGGTCTCGCGCATGCGCTTCCCGGGCTACCGGAAGTTCATGTGGGTACTCCTGGTCACACAGATGTTCCCGGTAGCCGTACTGATGGTGCCGATGTACGAGATTCTCTCCGAACTCCAGCTCATCGACAGCTACCTTGGTCTCATCCTCGTCTACTGCTCGACGGCCGTGCCGTACTGCGCCTGGCTGCTCAAGGGTTACTTCGACACGATCCCGTTCGAGATCGACGAGGCGGGACGCGTCGACGGGCTGACCCCCTTCGGCACGTTCGCGCGGCTGATCCTGCCGCTCGCCAAGCCGGGGCTGGCGGTCGCCGCGTTCTACAGCTTCATCACCGCGTTCGGGGAGGTCGCCTTCGCCTCGACGTTCATGCTGTCGGACACGAAGTACACCTTCGCGGTCGGCCTGCAGAGCTTCGTCAGCGAGCACGACGCCCAGCGCAACCTCATGGCCGCCACCGCGGTACTGGTCGCGATCCCCGTCTCCGCGTTCTTCTACGTGGTGCAGAAGAACCTGGTGGCCGGCCTCACGGCGGGTGGCACCAAGGGCTGA
- a CDS encoding glycoside hydrolase family 13 protein, protein MSQHSAADPADNSALATVASRRDWWRDAVIYQVYPRSFADSNGDGMGDLEGVRSRLPYLRDLGVDAVWLSPFYASPQADAGYDVADYRAVDPMFGNLLDADALIRDAHELGLRIIVDLVPNHSSDQHEWFRRAVAEGPGSPLRDRYHFRPGKGVDGELPPNDWESIFGGPAWTQVEDGEWYLHLFAPEQPDFNWEHPAVGDEFRSILRFWLDMGVDGFRIDVAHGLVKADGLPDLGAHDQLKLLGNDVMPFFDQDGVHEIYREWREVLDEYANKKGPEGPSAEGRWWETGGRIFVAEAWTPTVERTANYVRPDELHQAFNFQYLSTEWDAAELRVVIDRTLDAMRPVNAPATWVLSNHDVTRHATRFANEPGLGTQIRLAGDRELGLRRARAASLLMLALPGSAYVYQGEELGLPDVVDLPDEVRQDPAFFRGAGQDGFRDGCRVPIPWTRSGSSYGFGEGGSWLPQPPEWADLSVEAQTGEPDSTLELYRTALAVRREQPNLGAGDSVEWLKAPEGVLAFRRGDFVCVANTTGEAVRIPAYGDVLIASGEVTVVDDEAKLPGDTTVWWATA, encoded by the coding sequence ATGAGCCAGCACTCTGCCGCCGACCCGGCCGACAACTCCGCTCTCGCCACCGTCGCCTCCCGCCGCGACTGGTGGCGCGACGCGGTGATCTACCAGGTCTATCCGCGCAGCTTCGCCGACAGCAACGGCGACGGCATGGGCGACCTGGAGGGCGTACGTTCCCGACTCCCGTATCTGCGTGATCTGGGCGTCGACGCGGTCTGGCTGTCGCCCTTCTACGCCTCCCCGCAGGCGGACGCCGGCTACGACGTGGCCGACTACCGCGCCGTCGATCCCATGTTCGGCAACCTGCTGGACGCCGACGCCCTGATCCGCGACGCCCACGAGCTGGGCCTCAGGATCATCGTCGACCTGGTGCCCAACCACTCCTCGGACCAGCACGAGTGGTTCAGGCGGGCGGTGGCGGAGGGCCCGGGCTCGCCGCTCCGCGACCGCTACCACTTCCGCCCGGGGAAGGGGGTCGACGGCGAACTCCCCCCGAACGACTGGGAGTCCATCTTCGGCGGCCCGGCCTGGACCCAGGTGGAGGATGGCGAGTGGTACCTCCACCTCTTCGCCCCCGAACAGCCCGACTTCAACTGGGAACACCCGGCGGTGGGCGATGAGTTCCGCTCCATCCTCCGCTTCTGGCTGGACATGGGCGTGGACGGCTTCCGCATCGACGTGGCCCACGGCCTGGTGAAGGCGGACGGCCTCCCCGACCTGGGCGCCCACGACCAGCTGAAGCTGCTGGGCAACGATGTCATGCCGTTCTTCGACCAGGACGGCGTGCACGAGATCTACCGCGAATGGCGGGAGGTCCTGGACGAGTACGCGAACAAGAAGGGGCCCGAAGGGCCTTCCGCAGAAGGGCGGTGGTGGGAGACGGGAGGGCGCATTTTCGTGGCGGAGGCCTGGACCCCGACGGTCGAACGCACGGCGAACTACGTCCGCCCCGACGAACTCCACCAGGCCTTCAACTTCCAGTACCTGAGCACGGAGTGGGACGCGGCGGAACTTCGAGTCGTCATCGACCGCACCCTGGACGCCATGCGCCCGGTGAACGCCCCCGCGACCTGGGTGTTGTCGAACCACGACGTAACCCGCCACGCGACCCGCTTCGCCAACGAACCGGGCCTGGGCACACAGATCCGCCTGGCCGGCGACCGCGAACTGGGCCTGCGCCGCGCCCGCGCCGCCTCGCTCCTCATGCTGGCACTACCGGGTTCGGCGTACGTCTACCAGGGCGAGGAGCTGGGCCTCCCCGACGTCGTCGACCTCCCGGACGAGGTCCGCCAGGACCCCGCGTTCTTCCGCGGCGCCGGCCAGGACGGCTTCCGCGACGGCTGCCGGGTCCCGATCCCGTGGACGCGGAGCGGTTCGTCGTACGGCTTCGGCGAGGGCGGCTCCTGGCTCCCGCAGCCCCCGGAATGGGCCGACCTGAGCGTCGAGGCCCAGACGGGCGAGCCGGACTCGACCCTGGAGCTCTACCGCACCGCACTTGCCGTACGGCGGGAACAGCCGAACCTCGGCGCGGGCGACTCGGTCGAATGGCTGAAGGCTCCGGAGGGCGTCCTCGCCTTCCGCCGGGGCGACTTCGTATGCGTCGCCAACACGACGGGGGAGGCGGTCCGGATTCCGGCGTATGGCGACGTCCTGATCGCCAGCGGCGAGGTGACTGTGGTGGACGATGAGGCGAAGCTGCCGGGGGACACGACGGTGTGGTGGGCGACGGCCTGA
- a CDS encoding restriction endonuclease produces the protein MHSRQPVPAKSWRDRSNSLGYIQGGTEAQADLLRQVLVQLPCDGEESLEWRTPEGKCVSARCEDLCRRVLSAPGLAERSDESQWQPSAYATQWLENKDNSFLAAHLHAHVKFFGELLLAIGDQTKHADLLKVATEAYGLNWTSLSPVRDRTGWLRSLGMIELWGQRVVRTELGDALLEVLQLCPPESARGEGEEADEPDGGGDEELAFFGDSLQLEQVDLRNRRALIGYIPRGNASDSRDGDSTLTATAALRKLVALLGDGTGLEEFGELCGSEFGISKKSFITMMHALRHTGLVEQTSFNRFAPSEHAHRVVDEGNERLLAANLHMRYLFFGEILRHLDKPATTSTLVAVAKETYGYMQASNGEVRLRLAFLQDAGLVERVDWQRFRVTAAGRSFAKSLTLQLPVEAEPETTDSSGPQDAPPSPMPETVIAQLREYGNVGTDSREFEEAVSRAFSFLGFKAEHLGGAGRTDVLCIAQLAAKDRYRIIVDAKSSGNGQVAEASVKFDALRDHKRKHKADHVVVVGPEFAPRLKNWAAENEVILLRIEDLATLLDHHSRNPMPLTELRDAFSRIDTFSDDLTERYQGLERRSLLMRRIIDLAFQEAVDEDPVDDGYISVENIIYALRKEVTPRPSRQEVDELIAFLSSPVVAALESTKGRHKLIDSPRNMALRLACLGGTIAIN, from the coding sequence ATGCACAGCCGCCAGCCCGTACCCGCCAAGTCGTGGCGCGACCGGAGTAACTCGCTCGGCTACATCCAAGGTGGCACGGAGGCTCAGGCGGATCTGCTGCGACAGGTGCTCGTTCAACTACCGTGCGACGGCGAGGAATCGCTGGAGTGGCGGACACCAGAGGGGAAGTGCGTCAGTGCCCGCTGCGAGGACTTGTGCCGGCGGGTGCTCTCTGCTCCAGGCCTCGCCGAGAGGTCGGACGAATCTCAGTGGCAGCCGAGCGCCTACGCCACGCAATGGCTGGAGAACAAGGACAACTCCTTCCTGGCCGCTCACCTGCATGCCCATGTGAAGTTCTTCGGCGAACTCCTTCTGGCGATTGGGGACCAGACAAAGCACGCGGACTTGTTGAAGGTGGCGACGGAGGCATACGGGCTGAACTGGACAAGCCTGTCACCCGTGCGAGACCGTACGGGGTGGCTCAGGAGCCTGGGGATGATCGAGCTGTGGGGCCAGCGGGTCGTCAGGACCGAACTGGGGGACGCTCTGTTGGAAGTCCTCCAGCTTTGCCCACCCGAGAGCGCCCGCGGAGAAGGGGAAGAGGCCGACGAGCCGGACGGCGGCGGGGACGAGGAGCTGGCATTCTTTGGCGATTCCCTGCAGTTGGAGCAGGTCGACCTGAGGAACCGCCGCGCTCTGATCGGCTACATCCCTCGGGGAAATGCTTCCGACAGCCGCGACGGGGACTCGACCCTGACCGCGACCGCCGCCCTGCGCAAGCTGGTCGCCCTGTTGGGCGACGGCACGGGCCTTGAGGAGTTCGGCGAGCTGTGCGGCAGCGAGTTCGGCATCAGCAAGAAGTCCTTTATCACGATGATGCACGCCCTGCGGCACACGGGACTCGTCGAGCAAACGTCGTTCAACCGCTTCGCACCGAGTGAGCACGCGCACCGAGTCGTTGATGAGGGGAACGAGAGGCTGCTCGCCGCGAATCTGCATATGAGGTATCTGTTCTTTGGCGAGATCCTGCGCCATTTGGACAAGCCCGCGACCACCTCGACGTTGGTGGCCGTAGCGAAGGAGACATATGGCTACATGCAGGCCTCGAACGGAGAGGTTCGTCTCAGACTTGCCTTCCTACAGGACGCGGGTCTCGTAGAGCGAGTGGACTGGCAGCGGTTCCGTGTTACTGCGGCTGGACGGAGTTTCGCGAAGAGCCTGACTCTTCAGCTGCCAGTCGAAGCAGAGCCAGAGACAACCGATTCCTCAGGACCTCAAGATGCGCCCCCTTCTCCGATGCCCGAGACGGTCATCGCCCAGCTGCGGGAGTACGGCAATGTCGGGACGGACAGCCGGGAGTTCGAGGAGGCTGTCAGCCGCGCCTTCTCCTTCCTCGGATTCAAGGCCGAGCACCTCGGGGGCGCGGGCCGCACGGACGTCCTGTGTATCGCGCAACTGGCCGCGAAGGACCGATATCGGATCATCGTGGACGCGAAAAGCTCAGGGAACGGGCAAGTTGCCGAGGCCAGCGTCAAGTTCGACGCACTGCGCGACCACAAGCGCAAGCACAAGGCCGATCACGTGGTCGTCGTGGGACCGGAATTCGCTCCACGGCTCAAGAACTGGGCGGCGGAGAACGAGGTCATCCTGCTACGCATCGAGGACCTCGCCACCCTGCTCGACCACCACTCGCGAAACCCGATGCCCCTCACCGAGCTACGGGACGCCTTCTCCCGCATCGACACGTTCAGCGACGACCTGACCGAGCGGTATCAGGGGCTGGAGCGGCGCTCGCTGCTGATGCGCAGAATCATCGATCTGGCCTTCCAGGAAGCTGTGGACGAGGACCCGGTCGACGATGGGTACATCAGCGTCGAGAACATCATCTATGCCTTGCGGAAGGAGGTCACCCCACGCCCGTCTCGGCAGGAGGTGGACGAGCTGATCGCGTTCCTGTCGAGCCCTGTCGTGGCCGCGCTGGAATCCACCAAGGGCCGCCACAAGTTGATCGACTCGCCCCGGAACATGGCGCTACGCCTGGCCTGTCTGGGTGGCACCATCGCCATTAATTGA
- a CDS encoding transposase, whose protein sequence is MVRPHGLTDAQWQKIEPLLPANGKLGGQWADHRRVINGVLFPARTGAP, encoded by the coding sequence ATGGTGCGGCCACATGGGCTCACGGACGCGCAGTGGCAGAAGATCGAGCCGTTATTGCCCGCCAACGGCAAGCTCGGCGGGCAGTGGGCCGATCACCGCAGGGTGATCAACGGGGTGTTGTTCCCGGCCCGTACGGGTGCGCCCTAG
- a CDS encoding helix-turn-helix domain-containing protein encodes MTQKQLGEACGLSQSAISRLEKRGTGSYSRDTLAAVAAHLGIPLRMVGLAEQRTVRNGFEQVERRAFLGGVAATATSPILSIAANGDATGNQAAALRLNTATYRRLDSSTPSRDLAEAVHAHIRLIQNVTRDVADDGQRPRLAAVGSEAASLAAWLAWDMGDYGSARSWYGSAIRAARAAQDQLLAAYQAGSLAQFEAHAGNGAQALNLARSARRYLGEQRPAVADAWLCSVEALAHAASRDERATDRALTRSRAVAEKIRHEDPPPWPWVFQFDANKVASCRVTCGARLGLADWVLNDDIAALTSGHAKQRALLVLDLAAGHLAAGRIEAAFALASRALDTGLQYRSGRIVERSRAVRRSLSLTSPPKVVRDFDERLHGVYL; translated from the coding sequence ATGACTCAGAAGCAGTTGGGCGAGGCATGCGGGCTCTCGCAATCAGCGATCTCCCGACTGGAGAAGCGCGGGACTGGTTCATACAGCAGGGACACCCTGGCTGCGGTAGCAGCCCATCTCGGCATCCCCCTCCGGATGGTCGGACTGGCCGAACAACGCACGGTGCGAAATGGATTTGAGCAAGTGGAGCGACGTGCATTTCTAGGTGGTGTGGCCGCGACGGCGACCAGCCCAATACTGAGCATTGCCGCGAACGGGGACGCTACGGGAAACCAGGCAGCAGCCCTCCGGCTGAACACCGCAACATATCGCAGACTCGACAGCTCGACGCCGTCACGTGATCTCGCCGAGGCTGTCCATGCACACATCCGGCTGATCCAAAACGTGACGCGGGACGTCGCCGATGACGGACAACGTCCCCGGTTGGCTGCCGTAGGTAGTGAGGCAGCGAGTCTGGCGGCGTGGCTGGCCTGGGACATGGGCGACTACGGGTCGGCACGCTCTTGGTACGGCTCGGCGATCCGGGCGGCGCGCGCCGCACAGGATCAGCTGCTCGCGGCATATCAAGCAGGCAGCCTGGCGCAGTTCGAAGCGCACGCAGGGAACGGTGCACAGGCACTCAACCTCGCGCGCAGTGCACGGCGATATCTGGGCGAGCAACGGCCGGCAGTGGCTGATGCATGGCTGTGCTCCGTCGAAGCGCTGGCCCATGCGGCGAGTCGCGACGAGCGTGCCACTGACCGAGCACTGACGCGGAGCAGGGCCGTGGCGGAGAAGATCAGGCACGAAGATCCGCCACCATGGCCATGGGTCTTCCAGTTCGACGCGAACAAGGTGGCCTCATGCCGTGTCACCTGCGGCGCCCGCTTGGGCCTCGCGGACTGGGTCCTCAACGATGACATCGCAGCGCTGACCTCCGGCCACGCGAAACAACGGGCCTTGCTTGTCCTGGACTTGGCCGCCGGCCACCTCGCGGCCGGAAGAATCGAGGCCGCCTTCGCCCTGGCGTCCAGAGCGCTGGATACAGGTCTCCAGTACCGCTCCGGCCGAATCGTAGAACGCTCACGCGCGGTACGCCGATCCCTGTCCCTGACATCACCACCCAAGGTGGTCCGTGACTTCGATGAACGCCTTCACGGCGTCTACCTGTAG
- a CDS encoding ATP-binding protein, producing the protein MIRRARIAVTGAPSAVAFARDRVITQIRAWGVRLGEEGQEAIKLVASELITNAVVHASGLVTVGLYLNWERLLLVVHDCNPAPPRPRVTTEDDEGGRGLVLVELLAARHGWEATKNGKKVWAEFDVPVPTPTARVHVGALRARMRAAIPYAFEYVIPERCARVPGL; encoded by the coding sequence ATGATCCGCCGAGCCCGGATTGCCGTAACTGGTGCCCCGTCCGCTGTCGCCTTCGCAAGAGACCGTGTCATAACGCAGATTCGGGCGTGGGGTGTGCGGCTTGGCGAAGAGGGACAGGAAGCGATCAAGCTTGTCGCTTCCGAGCTGATCACAAACGCTGTCGTCCATGCTTCGGGCCTCGTCACCGTGGGGCTCTACCTCAATTGGGAACGGCTGCTCTTGGTCGTCCACGACTGCAACCCCGCTCCGCCGAGGCCTCGGGTCACCACGGAGGACGACGAAGGCGGCCGCGGCCTGGTCCTCGTCGAGCTTCTCGCCGCACGGCATGGCTGGGAAGCGACGAAAAACGGCAAGAAGGTCTGGGCGGAGTTCGACGTACCAGTGCCCACGCCAACCGCACGCGTACACGTTGGGGCTCTCCGCGCTCGTATGCGTGCCGCGATCCCGTACGCCTTCGAGTACGTCATTCCGGAGCGCTGTGCACGAGTGCCCGGCTTGTGA
- the tgmA gene encoding putative ATP-grasp-modified RiPP has translation MFAHSDRLPSGTPLPNGISTPTPWGLRRMAPYPAFAPSYARVELEPVTQTGRYFDAAGQVMEMPGHGTSTGTNPATNTGNPSDGAGPGGGGGGDQDTGNDSDQ, from the coding sequence ATGTTCGCCCACTCGGATCGGCTCCCCAGCGGGACGCCACTGCCGAATGGCATCAGTACCCCCACACCGTGGGGTCTGCGGCGCATGGCGCCGTACCCGGCCTTTGCGCCTTCGTACGCCCGTGTCGAACTGGAGCCGGTGACACAGACCGGGCGCTACTTCGACGCTGCCGGGCAGGTCATGGAGATGCCCGGACACGGGACCAGTACGGGCACCAACCCCGCGACCAACACCGGCAATCCCTCCGACGGTGCTGGTCCCGGTGGTGGCGGTGGCGGGGACCAGGACACGGGGAACGATAGCGACCAGTGA
- the tgmB gene encoding ATP-grasp ribosomal peptide maturase codes for MGSVLVVTNLDDPTTDLVIEELHGRGVPVVRFDSGDFPSTLSFAATITSYGMEGALTTPTRTADLSRVRSLYYRRPSGLTFPHLDHQTARFAVTQARYGLGGVMAALPGCLYVNHPHRIGDAEFKPSGLAAAAACGFRLPPTLVTSDPDAARAFIKAHGSVIYKPLSTPLYRIDGVSCTVEAREVTADEIDDAVAGTAHLFQQRIDKTGDVRVTVIGDQVFCIRIDSDLLDWRTDYSRLRYSVVEPPSGISEALRAYLDHFRLVFGAFDFAVDRQGQWWFLECNPSGQWTWLEPETGLPMVAAMADLLERKTG; via the coding sequence ATGGGTTCGGTGCTGGTCGTCACCAATCTGGACGACCCCACGACCGACCTGGTGATTGAAGAACTGCACGGCCGGGGTGTCCCGGTCGTGCGGTTCGACTCCGGGGACTTCCCGAGCACCCTGTCGTTCGCGGCCACTATCACGTCGTACGGGATGGAGGGGGCGCTGACCACGCCAACGCGTACGGCGGACCTGTCGCGAGTTCGATCTCTGTACTACCGCAGGCCCTCCGGGCTCACGTTCCCCCATCTGGACCATCAGACGGCCCGCTTCGCTGTTACACAGGCCCGTTACGGCCTCGGGGGCGTCATGGCTGCGCTGCCCGGTTGCCTGTACGTCAACCACCCGCATCGCATCGGCGACGCCGAGTTCAAGCCGTCCGGGCTTGCCGCCGCAGCCGCCTGCGGATTCCGGCTTCCGCCCACCCTGGTCACTTCTGACCCTGATGCCGCTCGCGCTTTCATCAAGGCCCACGGGTCCGTGATCTACAAACCGCTGTCCACTCCGCTGTACCGGATCGACGGCGTCTCCTGCACGGTGGAGGCACGAGAGGTCACTGCGGACGAGATCGACGACGCGGTGGCCGGTACCGCTCATCTCTTTCAGCAGCGGATCGACAAGACCGGTGACGTGCGTGTGACCGTCATCGGCGATCAGGTGTTCTGCATCCGCATCGACTCGGATCTCCTGGACTGGCGTACCGACTACTCGCGGCTCCGGTACAGCGTGGTGGAACCACCGTCAGGCATCTCCGAAGCCCTACGCGCCTATCTCGATCACTTCAGGCTTGTCTTCGGTGCTTTCGACTTCGCGGTGGACCGCCAGGGGCAATGGTGGTTCCTGGAGTGCAACCCCTCCGGGCAGTGGACGTGGCTGGAACCGGAGACCGGGCTGCCGATGGTGGCGGCGATGGCAGACCTCCTGGAGAGGAAGACGGGATGA
- the tgmC gene encoding ATP-grasp peptide maturase system methyltransferase has product MNDKELRVRLVERLADSGHLRTMPWREAVSAVPRHEFLRGGFFQQVDGSTPTAWAPVMPDDPRWLEGCYEDASLVTQIAGTIVPGDIRGEIMRAPTSSSTMPGLVVRMLEDLEVDDGHRVLEIGTGTGYSTALMCHRLGDDMVTSVEVDESVSTRARIALGQCGFTPNLIVGDGLAGYKDGAPYDRVIATCGLLTVPGELIEQTRPGGTILVTLCGWLYASELARLTVHEDGTASGRFLGGQISFMLARPQLPPPLGLLPDLDEGDEHPALIGADVINDWNTRFVAQLAAPGAQHVSLNRDDRTEHLFLDVDSGAWAVLWGKGGQWTARQGGPSRIWDAIEARVSRWRAAGAPPVERFQIVVNADRPSITWPGG; this is encoded by the coding sequence ATGAATGACAAGGAGCTGAGGGTACGGCTCGTCGAGCGACTGGCCGACAGTGGACATCTGCGCACGATGCCATGGCGGGAGGCCGTGTCTGCCGTGCCGCGTCACGAGTTCCTGCGCGGGGGTTTCTTCCAGCAGGTTGACGGCTCGACGCCTACGGCATGGGCGCCGGTCATGCCGGACGATCCGCGGTGGCTGGAGGGGTGTTATGAGGACGCCTCCTTGGTGACGCAGATCGCCGGGACGATCGTGCCCGGGGATATTCGTGGGGAGATCATGCGCGCTCCCACCTCGTCGAGCACCATGCCCGGCCTCGTCGTGCGCATGCTCGAAGACCTCGAAGTCGATGACGGCCACCGGGTCCTGGAAATCGGCACGGGTACTGGATACTCCACAGCCCTCATGTGCCACCGACTCGGCGACGACATGGTGACGTCCGTCGAGGTCGACGAGAGCGTGTCGACCCGTGCCCGTATCGCGTTGGGGCAGTGCGGGTTCACACCGAACCTGATCGTCGGCGATGGCCTTGCCGGGTACAAGGACGGGGCGCCTTATGACCGGGTGATCGCCACCTGTGGACTCCTCACCGTCCCAGGCGAGTTGATCGAGCAGACTCGCCCCGGCGGGACCATCCTCGTCACGCTCTGCGGATGGCTGTACGCATCCGAACTGGCCCGCCTCACCGTCCACGAAGACGGCACCGCATCCGGTCGGTTCCTCGGCGGACAGATCTCCTTCATGCTTGCCCGGCCGCAACTGCCGCCTCCGCTCGGATTGCTCCCCGATCTCGACGAGGGCGACGAACATCCCGCATTGATCGGTGCCGATGTGATCAACGACTGGAACACCCGGTTCGTCGCGCAACTCGCCGCCCCGGGCGCCCAGCACGTCAGCCTGAACCGCGACGACCGCACAGAGCACCTCTTCCTCGACGTCGACAGCGGCGCATGGGCCGTACTTTGGGGGAAAGGGGGCCAGTGGACGGCCCGGCAGGGCGGACCGTCCCGCATCTGGGACGCCATCGAGGCGCGCGTCAGCCGGTGGCGCGCTGCCGGGGCACCGCCGGTGGAGCGGTTCCAGATCGTGGTCAACGCCGATCGCCCGTCGATCACCTGGCCCGGCGGCTGA
- a CDS encoding alpha-amylase: MASRTLSGALALAAAASIALVVPAGSAYASPPGAKDVTAVLFEWNFASVAKECTNTLGPNGYGYVQVSPPAEHIQGSQWWTSYQPVSYKIAGRLGDATAFKSMVDTCHATGVKVVVDTVINHMSAGSGTGTGGSSYTKYNYPGLYSSFDFDDCTATISDYTNRTNVQNCELVGLADLDTGEDYVRSAIAGYMNSLLGYGVDGFRIDAAKHILAADLANIKSRLSNTSVYWKQEAIYGSGEAVQPSEYTGNGDVQEFRYAFDLKRVFNNENLAYLKNYGEGWGYMSSGVSGVFVDNHDTERNGSTLNYMDGANYTLANVFMLAYPYGAPDINSGYEFSSIDAGPPNGGTVSACWQDGWKCQHAWPEIMRMVAFRNATRGEAVTNWWDNGADAIAFGRGSKGYVAINHESSSLSRTYQTSLPAGAYCNVQNNTTVTVNSSGQFTATLGANTALAIYAGKSSC, encoded by the coding sequence ATGGCCAGCAGAACCCTCTCCGGTGCGCTCGCGCTCGCCGCGGCCGCGTCGATCGCGCTCGTCGTCCCCGCCGGCAGCGCGTACGCCTCCCCGCCCGGCGCCAAGGACGTCACCGCCGTCCTGTTCGAGTGGAACTTCGCCTCGGTCGCCAAGGAGTGCACCAACACCCTCGGGCCGAACGGCTACGGGTACGTCCAGGTCTCCCCGCCGGCCGAGCACATACAGGGCTCGCAATGGTGGACCTCGTACCAGCCCGTCAGCTACAAGATCGCCGGACGCCTCGGTGACGCCACCGCTTTCAAGAGCATGGTCGACACGTGTCACGCGACCGGCGTCAAGGTCGTCGTCGACACGGTCATCAATCACATGTCCGCAGGCAGTGGGACCGGCACCGGCGGCTCGTCGTACACGAAGTACAACTACCCCGGCCTGTACTCGTCGTTCGACTTCGACGACTGCACGGCCACCATCAGCGACTACACCAACCGCACGAACGTCCAGAACTGCGAGCTCGTGGGGCTCGCCGATCTGGACACCGGCGAGGACTACGTCCGCTCGGCCATCGCCGGGTACATGAACAGCCTCCTCGGCTACGGCGTCGACGGCTTCCGTATCGACGCGGCCAAGCACATCCTGGCCGCCGACCTGGCCAACATCAAGTCCCGCCTCAGCAACACCTCGGTCTACTGGAAGCAGGAGGCCATCTACGGCAGTGGTGAGGCCGTGCAGCCGAGTGAGTACACGGGGAACGGCGACGTGCAGGAGTTCCGTTACGCCTTCGACCTCAAGCGGGTCTTCAACAACGAGAACCTTGCCTATCTGAAGAACTACGGCGAGGGCTGGGGCTACATGAGCAGTGGCGTCTCCGGGGTCTTCGTCGACAACCACGACACCGAGCGCAATGGCAGCACCTTGAACTACATGGACGGCGCCAACTACACGCTCGCCAACGTCTTCATGCTCGCCTACCCGTACGGCGCCCCCGACATCAACTCCGGCTACGAGTTCTCCTCCATCGACGCCGGCCCACCCAACGGCGGTACCGTCAGCGCCTGTTGGCAGGACGGCTGGAAGTGCCAGCACGCCTGGCCGGAGATCATGCGCATGGTCGCCTTCCGCAACGCCACCCGGGGCGAAGCCGTCACCAACTGGTGGGACAACGGCGCCGACGCCATCGCCTTTGGACGTGGCAGCAAGGGCTACGTCGCCATCAACCACGAGTCGAGCAGCCTCAGCCGTACGTACCAGACGTCCCTTCCGGCCGGCGCGTACTGCAACGTGCAGAACAACACGACGGTGACCGTGAACAGTTCGGGTCAGTTCACCGCAACCCTCGGCGCCAACACGGCCCTGGCGATCTATGCGGGGAAGTCCAGCTGCTGA